In Euphorbia lathyris chromosome 10, ddEupLath1.1, whole genome shotgun sequence, a single genomic region encodes these proteins:
- the LOC136209018 gene encoding phosphatidylinositol 4-kinase alpha 1, protein MESLMELCDLVAQNPDQFSEKISWICNRCPQPESMSSGSPRVSRSQLNAVLAVARFLSKCPDSIDHRPEDIVFEFLRAIPSSFTQSFWPQSFNVDSISSFFVDFLGYVSKAAELSPDFSSEIADVVGDVVMAAIDQNPSENLAIPRAFLLALTQNFPPIEQSDAEKLVACLLDQFDMPLQAPTSPSERMGLNSETSSSQSSPLTKKNNHNYNPSNGISSPMNDLSHVSGSSNASVVSSMSVMLNGSGVMNFGFNDGGGGLFSQQVASFEEETVEAMEKQAIAFKLVAHVLDHVKIDNELLMRLRSIAKKQLQSLSAFLKTRKRDWTDQGQLLKSRVNAKLSVYHAAARMNLKSIASIDTDGKTSKRMVLETLTLMIDAAEACLISVWRKLRICEELFSSLLIGSAHIAVTKGGQPLRVLLIRLKAIVLTACAQADSWGTGHGSMFESVMNTSCQIIESGWAKDRSPVDTFIMGLATSIRERNDFDEQADKEKQGVPAVQLNVIRLLADLTVAVNKSEVVDMILPLFIESLEEGDASTPGLLRLRLLDAVSRIASLGFEKSYRETVVVMTRCYLSKLSGIGSAESKTLASEATTERVETLPAGFLLISNGLTNMRLRSDYRHRLLSLCSDVGLAAEPKSGRSGADFLGPLLPAVAEICSDFDPTVDVEPSLLKLFRNLWFYIALFGLAPPIQATQQPSKSVSTTLSSVGNTGAVTLQAVAGPYMWNVQWSAAVKRIAQGTPPLVVSSVKWLEDELELNALYNPGSRQGSGNDKVAVNQRAALSAALGARVDNAGMNTISGVKATYLLAVAFLEIIRFSNNGGILNGGTDLTASRSAFSCVFEYLKTPNLMPAVFQCLKAVVHRAFEAAVSWLEGRSSETGKESDIRDLTLSAHTCFLIKSLSQREEHVRDVAINLLTQVRDKFPQVLWNSSCLDALLFSVHNDSSPAVVNDPAWIVTVRSLYQRILREWISISLSHAPCTSQGLLQEKLSKANTWQRAQPTTDVVSLLTEIRIGTGKNDWTGLRTANVPAVMAAAAAASGANLKLTDAFNLEVLSTGIVSATVKSNHAGEIAGMRRLYSSIGGFQPGNSPSVGGGLQRLITGAFSQPPKPEDDSFNEILLNKFVHLLQQFVSTAEKGGEVDKSQFRDICSQATALLLANLASDPKSNIEGFAQLLRLLCWCPAYISTPDAMEIGVFIWTWLVSAAPQLGSLVLAELVDAWLWTIDTKRGLFASEVRYSGPAAKLRPQLAPGEPEIPPEVDPVEQIMAHRLWLGFFLDRFEVVHHNSVEQLLLLGRLLQGTMKIPWNFSRHPAATGTFFTCMLLGLKFCSCQCNGKLEAFKSGLQLLEDRVYRTCLGWFAFQPEYYDINSMNFAQSEAQSVSIFVQYLSNERIVGDAKGRGQENGSSLTEMNDQYHPVWGQMDNYVLGRENRKQLLLMLCQHEADRLAVWAQPTNTKARPRFRCDKWNEYARTAFSVDPRIALSLSSMFPTNASLKEEVTHLVQSHILELRCIPEALPFFVSPKAVDENSVLLQQLPHWAACSITQALEFLTPQYKGHARVMAYVLRVLESYPPERVTFFMPQLVQSLRYDDGRLVEGYLLRAAQRSDLFAHILIWHLQGETDEPESGKDTPSDKNNSFQELLPLVRQRIIDGFSPKALDTFQREFDFFDKVTSVSGVLYPIPKEERRAGIRRELEKIEMQGDDLYLPTAHNKLVRGIRVDSGIPLQSAAKVPIMVTFNVVDRDGDPNNIVPQACIFKVGDDCRQDVLALQVISLLRDIFEAVGINLYVFPYGVLPTGPERGIIEVVPNTRSRSQMGETTDGGLYEIFQQDFGPVGSPSFEAARENFLISSAGYAVASLLLQPKDRHNGNLLFDNVGRLVHIDFGFIFEISPGNNMHFENAHFKLSHEMTQLLDPSGVMRSEIWLRFLSACVKGYLAARRYMDGIISTVQLMLDSGLPCFSRGEAIVNLRKRFHPEMSEREAANFMIVKVCGDAYNKWSTIGYDLIQYLQQGIEK, encoded by the exons ATGGAGTCGTTAATGGAGCTATGTGACCTCGTGGCGCAAAATCCGGACCAATTCTCCGAGAAAATCTCTTGGATATGCAACCGATGTCCGCAGCCGGAGTCTATGTCTTCCGGATCGCCTAGGGTATCGCGTTCGCAGCTCAATGCCGTACTCGCAGTGGCTCGGTTCCTCTCTAAATGTCCTGACTCTATCGATCACAGGCCTGAAGATATTGTTTTTGAGTTCCTCCGCGCGATTCCTTCATCGTTTACGCAATCCTTTTGGCCCCAGTCGTTTAACGTCGACTCGATCTCCTCCTTCTTCGTTGATTTCTTAGGATATGTGTCGAAAGCGGCGGAGTTGTCGCCGGATTTTTCCAGTGAGATTGCCGATGTTGTTGGTGACGTCGTTATGGCTGCTATCGATCAAAATCCCAGCGAGAATTTAGCTATTCCCAGGGCCTTTTTGCTGGCTTTAACTCAGAATTTCCCACCAATTGAACAATCCGATGCGGAGAAACTGGTGGCTTGTCTTCTTGATCAGTTTGACATGCCCTTACAGGCACCGACTTCTCCTAGCGAACGAATGGGTCTAAATTCCGAAACATCGTCGTCTCAGAGTTCGCCATTGACTAAAAAAAACAATCATAATTACAACCCCAGCAATGGAATTTCGAGTCCCATGAACGATTTGAGCCACGTCTCGGGATCGTCGAATGCCAGTGTTGTGTCTTCAATGTCAGTGATGCTAAACGGTAGCGGTGTAATGAATTTTGGGTTTAATGATGGAGGCGGGGGTTTGTTCAGCCAACAAGTAGCTTCCTTTGAGGAAGAGACCGTGGAGGCAATGGAGAAGCAGGCGATTGCATTCAAGTTAGTTGCACATGTCTTGGATCATGTGAAAATTGATAATGAGCTGTTAATGAGGTTGAGGTCAATTGCAAAGAAGCAGCTACAGTCTTTGTCTGCATTTCTCAAG ACAAGGAAGCGAGACTGGACTGATCAAGGTCAACTTTTGAAATCAAGAGTCAACGCGAAACTTTCTGTTTACCACGCTGCAGCAAGGATGAATCTTAAGAGTATTGCATCGATAGATACAGATGGAAAAACCTCCAAGAGGATGGTGCTTGAGACTCTCACATTAATGATAGATGCTGCAGAAGCATGTTTGATATCTGTGTGGCGGAAGTTGAGAATTTGTGAAGAGCTGTTCAGTTCTCTCCTTATTGGCTCTGCTCACATTGCTGTCACTAAAGGAGGTCAGCCGTTGCGTGTTTTGCTTATTCGTCTCAAAGCTATCGTTCTGACTGCATGCGCACAG GCAGACAGTTGGGGCACTGGCCATGGATCCATGTTTGAGAGTGTCATGAATACTAGTTGTCAGATAATTGAATCTGGATGGGCCAAAGACCGATCTCCTGTTGACACATTTATCATGGGATTAGCCACTAGCATACGCGAGCGAAATGATTTTGATGAACAG GCTGACAAGGAAAAGCAAGGAGTTCCTGCTGTGCAGCTTAATGTTATACGTCTCTTAGCAGATCTAACTGTTGCTGTTAACAAGTCTGAAGTGGTAGACATGATACTACCACTTTTCATTGAAAGCTTAGAAGAGGGTGACGCTTCAACTCCTGGTTTATTGCGACTCCGA CTTCTTGATGCTGTATCTCGCATAGCTAGTCTAGGTTTTGAGAAGTCCTATCGTGAGACTGTTGTGGTCATGACAAGATGTTATTTGAGTAAATTATCTGGCATAGGATCTGCTGAAAGTAAAACATTGGCTTCAGAAGCTACTACAGAACGTGTTGAG ACTCTCCCTGCAGGATTTCTTTTAATTTCTAATGGCCTTACAAATATGAGATTGCGTTCAGACTATCGTCATCGTTTGCTTTCTTTGTGCTCAGATGTAGGTCTGGCTGCTGAACCCAAAAGTGGAAG GAGTGGAGCAGATTTTTTGGGACCTCTACTTCCTGCTGTTGCTGAAATATGCTCTGATTTTGATCCTACTGTCGATGTCGaaccatctcttttgaagttatTCCGAAATTTGTGGTTCTATATTGCTTTGTTTGGGTTGGCACCTCCTATACAGGCAACTCAACAACCATCAAAGTCAGTTTCAACTACATTGAGTAGTGTGGGAAACACGGGTGCAGTTACTCTTCAAGCAGTGGCTGGACCATATATGTGGAATGTACAATGGTCTGCTGCTGTTAAACGTATTGCACAAGGGACTCCTCCTCTT GTTGTTAGCTCAGTAAAATGGCTTGAAGATGAGCTGGAACTCAATGCTCTCTATAACCCTGGAAGCCGTCAAGGGAGTGGCAATGACAAAGTAGCTGTGAATCAAAGAGCTGCTCTATCAGCTGCCTTAGGTGCACGAGTTGACAATGCAGGAATGAACACAATTTCTG GTGTGAAGGCAACTTATCTTCTTGCTGTGGCCTTTTTGGAAATAATACGATTCAGCAATAATGGTGGCATTCTTAATGGCGGCACTGATTTGACGGCTTCAAGGAGTGCATTCAGTTGTGTCTTCGAGTACCTAAAAACTCCAAATCTTATGCCAGCTGTCTTCCAATGTTTGAAGGCTGTTGTCCATAGGGCATTTGAAGCAGCAGTTTCATGGCTG GAAGGCAGATCAAGTGAAACTGGCAAAGAATCTGACATCAGAGATTTAACTCTATCTGCTCATActtgttttctcattaaaagctTGTCACAGAGGGAGGAACACGTCCGGGATGTTGCTATAAACCTGTTGACGCAAGTTAGAGATAAGTTTCCCCAG GTTTTGTGGAACTCATCTTGCTTAGATGCCCTGCTATTTTCAGTTCATAATGATTCATCTCCTGCTGTTGTTAATGATCCTGCCTGGATAGTTACAGTCCGTTCTTTGTACCAAAGAATTCTGAGAGAATGGATCAGTATATCACTTTCACATGCCCCATGCACTAGTCAAGGTCTACTTCAG GAAAAACTTAGTAAAGCAAACACATGGCAGAGAGCACAACCTACTACTGATGTGGTATCTCTTTTAACTGAGATACGGATTGGCACGGGTAAGAATGATTGGACTGGCCTGCGGACAGCTAATGTACCTGCAGTCATGGCTGCAGCTGCTGCTGCATCAGGAGCAAACTTGAAATTGACCGATGCATTTAATTTGGAAGTACTCAGTACTGGTATAGTCAGTGCAACAGTTAAGAGCAATCATGCTGGAGAAATTGCTGGTATGAGAAGGTTGTATAGCAGCATTGGTGGATTTCAACCGGGTAACAGTCCAAGTGTTGGTGGTGGTCTCCAGAGATTAATTACTGGAGCCTTTTCTCAACCTCCAAAACCTGAggatgattcatttaatgagaTTTTACTAAATAAATTTGTGCATcttcttcaacaatttgttaGCACTGCGGAGAAAGGTGGGGAAGTGGACAAGTCACAGTTTCGTGATATTTGTTCCCAGGCAACTGCATTACTCCTCGCAAATCTG GCATCTGATCCAAAATCGAACATAGAGGGGTTTGCTCAACTTCTACGTCTTCTTTGCTGGTGTCCAGCTTATATTTCTACACCAGATGCAATGGAAATTGGTGTTTTCATTTGGACTTGGTTGGTATCGGCTGCACCCCAATTGGGATCTCTTGTTCTTGCTGAGCTTGTTGATGCATGGTTATGGACAATTGATACAAAACGTGGGCTCTTTGCATCTGAGGTGAGGTATTCTGGACCTGCTGCAAAATTGAGGCCTCAGCTTGCCCCTGGGGAACCAGAAATTCCACCTGAAGTAGATCCTGTCGAGCAAATAATGGCACATAGATTATGGCTTGGATTTTTCCTTGATCGCTTCGAG GTAGTTCACCACAACAGTGTTGAACAACTCTTGCTTCTAGGCCGATTGTTGCAAGGGACCATGAAAATTCCCTGGAACTTTTCGCGCCATCCTGCAGCTACTGGTACATTTTTTACTTGCATGCTTCTCGGGCTCAAGTTCTGCTCATGTCAATGCAATGGGAAGTTGGAGGCTTTTAAATCAGGGCTTCAGTTACTGGAAGACCGAGTGTACAG GACCTGTTTGGGCTGGTTTGCTTTTCAGCCTGAATATTATGACATCAACAGTATGAATTTTGCACAAAGCGAGGCTCAGTCTGTCTCTATATTTGTACAGTATCTTTCTAACGAGAGAATAGTTGGTGATGCAAAAGGACGAGGTCAAGAGAATGGAAGTTCTTTGACTGAAATG AATGATCAATATCACCCTGTGTGGGGCCAAATGGATAACTATGTTCTGGGAAGAGAAAATCGGAAGCAGCTGCTTTTGATGTTATGCCAACATGAGGCTGATAGGCTTGCAGTTTGGGCGCAACCCACCAACACAAA GGCTCGACCTAGATTTAGGTGCGACAAATGGAATGAATATGCTAGGACTGCTTTTTCTGTGGATCCTCGTATTGCCTTGTCACTGTCCTCAATGTTCCCCACAAATGCTTCTTTAAAGGAAGAAGTAACTCATCTTGTTCAG TCGCATATTTTGGAGCTCCGCTGCATACCTGAAGCATTGCCATTTTTTGTCAGCCCAAAAGCTGTTGATGAAAACTCAGTGCTTTTGCAACAACTGCCACACTGGGCTGCTTGTTCAATCACACAGGCTCTAGAGTTCCTCACTCCTCAATATAAGGGTCATGCTCGTGTTATGGCTTATGTTCTTAGGGTCTTAGAGTCCTACCCTCCAGAGCGAGTGACCTTTTTCATGCCTCAGTTAGTGCAGTCTCTGAGATATGATGATGGG AGGTTGGTCGAAGGATATTTGCTCAGAGCGGCTCAGAGAAGTGATTTGTTTGCCCATATTCTCATATGGCATCTACAG GGTGAGACTGATGAACCAGAATCAGGAAAAGATACTCCCTCTGATAAG AATAATTCCTTCCAAGAGCTGTTACCACTTGTCCGGCAACGTATTATTGATGGTTTCAGTCCCAAGGCCCTCGACACATTTCAAAGGGAATTTGACTTCTTTGATAAAGTCACATCCGTTTCTGGTGTTCTCTATCCAATTCCTAAGGAAGAACGTCGAGCTGGTATTCGGAG GGAGTTGGAGAAAATTGAAATGCAGGGAGACGACCTCTATTTACCTACTGCTCACAACAAGCTTGTCAGGGGTATTAGGGTCGACAGTGGTATACCATTACAGTCTGCAGCTAAAGTCCCTATAATGGTCACATTTAATGTGGTTGACCGGGATGGGGATCCAAATAATATCGTGCCCCAGGCTTGCATTTTCAAG GTTGGAGATGATTGTCGACAAGACGTTCTTGCCCTTCAAGTGATATCACTTCTTAGAGACATATTTGAAGCAGTTGGAATCAATCTCTATGTGTTTCCTTATGGAGTTCTTCCGACTGGCCCAGAGAGGGGTATTATTGAG GTTGTGCCTAACACCCGGAGCAGAAGTCAGATGGGTGAAACAACAGATGGTGGTTTGTATGAGATTTTTCAACAGGATTTTGGGCCTGTAGGGTCTCCTAGTTTTGAAGCTGCACGTGAGAACTTCCTAATTAGCAGTGCTGGCTATGCTGTTGCAAGTCTCTTGCTTCAGCCCAAGGATAGACACAACGGGAATCTTCTTTTTGATAA TGTGGGGAGGCTTGTTCATATTGATTTTGGTTTCATCTTTGAAATATCTCCTGGTAATAATATGCATTTCGAGAATGCACACTTCAAGCTGAGCCACGAGATGACTCAATTACTAGATCCTTCTGGAGTTATGAGGAGTGAAATCTGGTTGAGATTCCTAAG TGCATGCGTCAAGGGGTACCTGGCAGCGCGGCGTTACATGGATGGAATAATCAGCACTGTGCAGTTGATGTTAGACAGTGGATTACCTTGCTTTAGCAGGGGTGAAGCAATCGTAAACCTCCGTAAGAGATTTCATCCGGAGATGTCAGAGCGTGAAGCAGCCAATTTCATGATCGTAAAAGTGTGTGGTGATGCCTATAACAAGTGGAGCACTATTGGGTATGACTTGATACAATATCTACAACAAGGTATTGAGAAGTGA